One Arvicanthis niloticus isolate mArvNil1 chromosome 13, mArvNil1.pat.X, whole genome shotgun sequence genomic window carries:
- the Ly6h gene encoding lymphocyte antigen 6H isoform X2 — translation MPASQRIPACSPRASLRPYRSMLPAAMKSLGLALLALLLCPSPAYGLWCQDCTLANSSHCAPKQCQPTDTVCASVRITDPSSSRKDHSVNKMCASSCDFVKRHFFSDYLMGFINSGILKVDVDCCEKDLCNGASAAGRNPWALAGGLLLSLGPALLWAGP, via the exons AT GCCTGCGTCCCAGAGGATCCCCGCCTGCAGCCCCCGCGCCTCTCTCAGGCCCTATCGGAGCATGCTGCCTGCAGCCATGAAGAGCCTTGGCCTGGCGCTGCTGGCCTTGCTTCTCTGCCCCTCGCCGG CTTATGGCCTGTGGTGCCAGGACTGCACCCTGGCCAATTCCAGCCATTGCGCCCCGAAGCAGTGCCAGCCCACTGATACCGTTTGTGCCAGCGTGCGGATCACCGACCCCAGCAGCA gCAGGAAGGACCATTCTGTGAACAAGATGTGTGCTTCCTCCTGCGACTTCGTTAAGCGGCACTTTTTCTCAGACTATCTGATGGGGTTCATTAACTCTGGGATCTTAAAAGTCGACGTGGACTGCTGCGAGAAAGATTTGTGCAACGGGGCATCGGCGGCGGGACGCAACCCCTGGGCCCTGGCTGGGGGGCTCCTGCTCAGCCTGGGGCCTGCTCTCCTCTGGGCTGGGCCctaa
- the Ly6h gene encoding lymphocyte antigen 6H isoform X1 translates to MLPAAMKSLGLALLALLLCPSPAYGLWCQDCTLANSSHCAPKQCQPTDTVCASVRITDPSSSRKDHSVNKMCASSCDFVKRHFFSDYLMGFINSGILKVDVDCCEKDLCNGASAAGRNPWALAGGLLLSLGPALLWAGP, encoded by the exons ATGCTGCCTGCAGCCATGAAGAGCCTTGGCCTGGCGCTGCTGGCCTTGCTTCTCTGCCCCTCGCCGG CTTATGGCCTGTGGTGCCAGGACTGCACCCTGGCCAATTCCAGCCATTGCGCCCCGAAGCAGTGCCAGCCCACTGATACCGTTTGTGCCAGCGTGCGGATCACCGACCCCAGCAGCA gCAGGAAGGACCATTCTGTGAACAAGATGTGTGCTTCCTCCTGCGACTTCGTTAAGCGGCACTTTTTCTCAGACTATCTGATGGGGTTCATTAACTCTGGGATCTTAAAAGTCGACGTGGACTGCTGCGAGAAAGATTTGTGCAACGGGGCATCGGCGGCGGGACGCAACCCCTGGGCCCTGGCTGGGGGGCTCCTGCTCAGCCTGGGGCCTGCTCTCCTCTGGGCTGGGCCctaa